The following are encoded together in the Magnetospirillum gryphiswaldense MSR-1 v2 genome:
- a CDS encoding AMP-binding protein, giving the protein MTACIPLAGPRSADAVIARHDGQAIAWGWVLQHSASLAGRLRAQGVTRLGLWCADGHLLLIGLLAAARAGCTVVLPPADQPGLLHDLSGAWDVLAGDGAGMMPVLAEGSEAMTAPIGDIVIAFFTSGSTAQPKRVERRLDQLQAEVAALHALWPGVGWGFHHATVPHQHIYGLVFKLLWPLLCGRGFFSSSHQYWESVEAEMQDGDVLISSPAHLSRLGGLGAMPRPALLLSAGAALPMRAADEAESVFGLRPMEVFGSTETGAIAARPAVASAPWSVLPGNVVTADADGLLMLTSPWGAGVHTGADAVDILPDGRFHLLGRADRVVKIEGKRIGVAAVEAALRTLPQVADAVVIKVNAGRDQLAAAVVLSLLGRAELAQWGAFRFGRRLRAGLAGQLEPMARPRLWRFVDEVPCNAMGKRTESAVAALFDVGAS; this is encoded by the coding sequence ATGACGGCCTGCATTCCCCTGGCTGGCCCCCGTTCGGCTGATGCCGTCATCGCCCGTCATGATGGTCAAGCCATTGCCTGGGGCTGGGTGCTTCAGCATTCCGCCTCGCTGGCCGGGCGGTTGCGGGCCCAAGGGGTGACGCGGCTGGGGTTGTGGTGCGCCGACGGTCACCTGCTGCTGATCGGCCTGCTGGCGGCGGCGCGGGCCGGCTGCACCGTGGTGCTGCCGCCGGCGGATCAACCCGGTCTGCTGCACGATCTGTCGGGCGCCTGGGATGTGCTGGCCGGCGACGGCGCCGGCATGATGCCGGTCCTGGCCGAGGGCAGTGAGGCAATGACCGCCCCGATCGGCGACATCGTCATCGCGTTCTTCACCTCGGGCAGCACCGCCCAGCCCAAGCGGGTCGAGCGCCGGCTGGATCAATTGCAGGCCGAAGTGGCCGCCTTGCATGCCTTGTGGCCAGGGGTGGGCTGGGGCTTTCACCACGCCACCGTGCCGCATCAGCATATCTATGGGCTGGTGTTCAAGCTGTTGTGGCCGTTGCTGTGCGGGCGCGGCTTTTTCTCGTCTTCGCACCAGTACTGGGAAAGTGTAGAGGCCGAGATGCAAGACGGCGACGTGCTGATCTCGAGCCCGGCCCATCTCAGCCGTTTAGGTGGGCTGGGCGCCATGCCCAGGCCGGCGTTGCTGCTGTCGGCGGGGGCGGCCTTGCCTATGCGTGCAGCGGACGAGGCCGAAAGCGTGTTCGGCTTGCGCCCCATGGAAGTGTTCGGCAGCACCGAGACCGGGGCCATCGCCGCCCGCCCTGCCGTGGCCAGTGCGCCATGGTCGGTCCTGCCGGGCAATGTGGTCACCGCCGATGCCGATGGATTGCTGATGCTGACCTCACCGTGGGGGGCGGGCGTTCACACCGGGGCCGATGCGGTGGACATCTTGCCCGATGGCCGCTTTCACCTGTTGGGTCGCGCCGACCGGGTGGTCAAGATCGAAGGCAAGCGGATCGGGGTGGCGGCGGTGGAAGCCGCCTTGCGCACCCTACCGCAGGTGGCCGATGCCGTGGTCATCAAGGTCAATGCCGGGCGCGACCAACTGGCGGCGGCGGTGGTGCTCAGCCTTCTGGGCCGGGCCGAGCTGGCGCAATGGGGTGCCTTCCGTTTTGGCCGGCGCTTGCGGGCCGGGTTGGCCGGACAACTGGAACCCATGGCGCGCCCGCGTCTGTGGCGCTTCGTCGATGAAGTGCCGTGCAACGCCATGGGCAAGCGCACCGAAAGCGCGGTGGCCGCCTTGTTTGACGTGGGGGCATCATGA
- a CDS encoding phosphopantetheine-binding protein: protein MKTLIVDALKLEDLSPDDIDAAEPLFGDTGLGLDSIDALELGVAIRKTFGIKIDTVTEDVRHHFASIDNLAAFIRAQQGNAQE from the coding sequence TTGAAGACATTGATCGTCGATGCGTTGAAGTTGGAGGATCTCTCGCCTGACGACATCGACGCCGCCGAACCCCTGTTCGGCGATACCGGGTTGGGCCTTGATTCCATCGACGCGCTGGAACTGGGGGTGGCCATCCGCAAGACCTTCGGCATCAAGATCGACACGGTGACCGAGGACGTGCGTCACCACTTCGCCAGCATCGACAATCTGGCTGCCTTCATCCGTGCCCAGCAAGGGAACGCCCAGGAATGA
- a CDS encoding beta-ketoacyl synthase chain length factor translates to MRVAAWAAWDGHADVLAVGGMVPPARPALPSLLRRRVSAIGRKALEAAWTVLPTDGEPRLILASRHGEYVRTFDLLNALAESGEVSPAEFSLAVHHALAGLLSIATGNRQGHSAVAAGPDSFGYGLLEAAGFVAEQAAPALLLYFDEPLPSLYTALDDDDVPAPVALAVLLVPPESPVARVVHMDLHPGTGTAGQCLARSFLSVLEQDIDVAVQGGRHAWRWSHAA, encoded by the coding sequence GTGCGCGTTGCCGCTTGGGCGGCCTGGGATGGACATGCCGATGTCCTGGCCGTGGGCGGTATGGTGCCGCCCGCCCGCCCGGCTTTGCCGTCCCTGTTGCGCCGCCGCGTCTCGGCCATCGGGCGCAAAGCGCTGGAGGCCGCCTGGACGGTCCTGCCCACCGATGGCGAGCCGCGCCTGATCCTGGCCTCGCGCCATGGCGAATACGTCCGCACCTTCGATCTGCTCAATGCCCTGGCCGAAAGCGGCGAGGTGTCGCCGGCTGAATTCAGTCTGGCGGTGCATCATGCCCTGGCCGGGCTGCTGTCCATCGCCACCGGCAACCGCCAGGGCCACTCGGCGGTGGCCGCCGGCCCGGATTCTTTCGGCTATGGCCTGCTGGAAGCAGCCGGTTTCGTCGCCGAGCAGGCGGCACCCGCCCTGTTGCTTTATTTCGACGAGCCGTTGCCGTCCCTGTACACCGCCTTGGACGACGATGACGTCCCGGCGCCGGTGGCCCTGGCCGTGCTGCTGGTGCCGCCGGAATCGCCTGTGGCGCGGGTTGTCCATATGGATCTGCACCCCGGCACCGGGACTGCCGGCCAGTGCCTGGCGCGGTCGTTCCTGTCGGTGCTGGAGCAAGATATCGACGTCGCCGTCCAGGGTGGGCGTCATGCTTGGCGGTGGTCCCATGCGGCTTGA
- a CDS encoding sulfate ABC transporter substrate-binding protein, with the protein MTWFLIQDIKRAAIAAAAATAIAAAIAVAIPGAQAAEPKTLLNVSYDPTRELYQEFNAAFVKSWKAKTGEDLKINQSHGGSGKQARGVIDGLEADVVTLALAYDIDAIAEKAKLLGPDWQKRLSYNSSPYTSTIVFLVRKGNPKNIKDWDDLIRSDVQVVTPNPKTSGGARWNHLAAWGYALNKWNNDQAKAEDFVGKIYKNVPVLDTGARGSLTTFAQRGIGDVFLSWENEAILANREFGGGFETVIPSLSILAEPPVAVVDKVVDRRGTRTQAEAYLKFLYSPEGQEIAAKNHYRPRDPDIAKKYASDFPNVRLFTIDDVFGGWGKAQKEHFGDGGIFDRIQAKK; encoded by the coding sequence ATGACCTGGTTTCTGATCCAAGACATCAAGCGTGCCGCCATCGCCGCCGCTGCCGCCACCGCCATCGCCGCCGCCATCGCGGTGGCCATTCCCGGCGCCCAGGCGGCCGAGCCCAAGACCTTGCTGAACGTGTCCTATGACCCGACGCGCGAGCTTTACCAGGAATTCAACGCCGCTTTCGTCAAGTCGTGGAAAGCCAAGACCGGCGAGGATTTGAAGATCAACCAGTCGCATGGCGGCTCGGGCAAGCAGGCCCGCGGCGTCATCGACGGCCTGGAAGCCGACGTGGTCACCCTGGCGCTGGCCTACGACATCGACGCCATCGCCGAAAAGGCCAAGCTGCTGGGGCCCGATTGGCAGAAGCGTTTGTCCTATAATTCGTCGCCCTACACCTCGACCATCGTCTTCCTGGTCCGCAAGGGCAATCCCAAGAACATCAAGGATTGGGACGACCTGATCCGCTCCGACGTCCAGGTCGTCACCCCCAATCCCAAGACCTCGGGCGGCGCGCGCTGGAACCATCTGGCCGCCTGGGGCTATGCCCTCAACAAGTGGAACAACGATCAGGCCAAGGCCGAAGATTTCGTCGGCAAGATCTACAAGAACGTTCCGGTGCTCGATACCGGCGCGCGCGGCTCGCTGACCACCTTCGCCCAACGGGGCATCGGCGACGTCTTCCTGTCGTGGGAAAATGAAGCCATCCTGGCCAACCGCGAATTCGGCGGCGGCTTCGAGACCGTCATCCCCAGCCTGTCCATCCTGGCCGAGCCGCCGGTGGCGGTGGTCGACAAGGTGGTCGACCGTCGGGGCACCCGCACCCAGGCCGAGGCCTACCTGAAGTTCCTCTATTCACCCGAGGGCCAGGAAATCGCCGCCAAGAACCACTATCGTCCGCGCGATCCCGATATCGCCAAGAAGTACGCCTCCGACTTCCCCAATGTGCGGCTGTTCACCATCGACGACGTCTTCGGCGGCTGGGGCAAGGCACAGAAGGAACATTTCGGCGATGGCGGCATCTTCGACCGCATCCAGGCCAAGAAGTAA
- a CDS encoding acyl carrier protein, with product MTRDEIQTSLAGYLTEMFEVAPESITAEARLYEDLDLDSIDAVDLVVKLQELTGRKIKPEQFKTVRTVGDVVDRVHELFNE from the coding sequence ATGACCCGCGACGAAATTCAGACCTCTCTCGCCGGCTATCTGACCGAAATGTTCGAGGTGGCGCCGGAAAGCATCACCGCCGAGGCCCGCCTGTACGAGGATCTCGACCTGGACAGCATCGACGCAGTCGATCTGGTGGTGAAGTTGCAGGAATTGACCGGGCGCAAGATCAAGCCCGAGCAGTTCAAGACCGTCCGCACCGTCGGCGACGTGGTGGACCGCGTGCATGAACTGTTCAACGAATAA
- a CDS encoding NAD(P)/FAD-dependent oxidoreductase, which produces MTTRLSRRSFGLLAGAAALTGLSACAARPPAKARVVVIGGGFGGATTAKYIRRLDPAIDVTLVERSKSFVTCPFSNAVIGGLQDISTITHSYDALSERWGVDVIHDEAIAVDTVKKIVALKGGRQLSYDKLVVAPGIDFKWNAIEGYDEKAAEILPHAWKAGAQTITLRRQLEALEDGGVVALSVPANPYRCPPGPYERASLIAHYLKTTKPKSKLLILDGKDSFSKQGLFQDAWAKMYPGLIEWVPLSKDGKITKVDAAARVLESEFGTKHKVAVANVIPPQQAGAIAHVAGLVDKSGWVPVDAKTFEAKQAKDVYVVGDATIAAPQPKSGFIANAHGKVVAATIVNAVNGKGQLEPSWANTCYSLIAPDYGITVAGVYRVGDKGLEEVPGSGGVSPKDADAQFRALEARYARDWYKSITTDTWG; this is translated from the coding sequence ATGACCACCCGTCTTTCCCGCCGCTCCTTCGGCCTGCTGGCCGGCGCCGCCGCCCTTACCGGCCTATCCGCCTGCGCCGCCCGTCCGCCGGCCAAGGCCCGCGTCGTGGTCATCGGCGGCGGCTTCGGCGGCGCCACCACCGCCAAGTATATCCGCCGCCTCGACCCGGCCATCGACGTCACCTTGGTCGAACGGTCCAAAAGCTTCGTCACCTGCCCGTTCAGCAACGCCGTCATCGGCGGCTTGCAGGATATTTCCACCATCACCCATTCCTATGATGCGCTGTCCGAGCGCTGGGGCGTGGACGTCATCCACGATGAAGCCATCGCTGTCGATACGGTGAAGAAGATCGTGGCGCTGAAGGGTGGGCGCCAATTGTCCTATGACAAGCTGGTGGTGGCCCCAGGAATCGATTTCAAATGGAACGCCATCGAAGGCTACGACGAAAAGGCGGCGGAAATCCTGCCGCATGCCTGGAAGGCCGGGGCCCAGACCATCACCTTGCGCCGTCAGCTCGAAGCCCTGGAAGATGGCGGTGTCGTCGCCTTGTCGGTGCCGGCCAACCCCTATCGCTGCCCGCCCGGCCCCTATGAGCGGGCCAGCCTGATCGCTCATTACCTGAAGACGACAAAGCCCAAGTCCAAGCTGTTGATCCTTGACGGCAAGGACAGCTTTTCCAAGCAGGGCCTGTTCCAGGATGCCTGGGCCAAGATGTATCCCGGCCTGATCGAATGGGTGCCGCTGTCCAAGGACGGCAAGATCACCAAGGTCGACGCCGCCGCCCGCGTGCTGGAAAGCGAATTCGGCACCAAGCACAAGGTGGCGGTGGCCAATGTCATTCCGCCGCAACAGGCCGGCGCCATCGCCCATGTGGCCGGGCTGGTGGACAAGTCGGGCTGGGTGCCGGTGGATGCCAAGACCTTCGAGGCCAAGCAGGCCAAGGACGTTTACGTGGTCGGTGACGCCACCATCGCCGCTCCGCAGCCCAAATCGGGCTTCATCGCCAACGCCCACGGCAAGGTGGTGGCCGCCACCATCGTCAATGCCGTGAACGGCAAGGGGCAATTGGAACCGTCGTGGGCCAACACCTGCTATTCGCTGATCGCCCCCGATTACGGCATCACCGTCGCCGGCGTGTACCGGGTCGGCGACAAGGGATTGGAAGAAGTGCCCGGTTCCGGCGGCGTCAGCCCCAAGGACGCCGATGCCCAGTTCCGCGCCCTGGAAGCCCGTTATGCCCGGGATTGGTACAAGTCCATCACCACCGACACCTGGGGCTGA
- a CDS encoding lysophospholipid acyltransferase family protein encodes MRLDPGQLWRGFGTALFLSLIAVGGTLMAVTVFPAINLVTRSAEARQRRILYAMHLAFRLYCAAIKVLRVADIDIKGGERLRHLQGALIVANHPSLLDVVMIIAATPKVQCIVKAGLWRHPLYRLTVGGAGFIRNDLEPEDLVAACTRDLHAGLNLIIFPEGTRTIPGTRPKLQRGFANLAITADCPVQVLTITCDPPVLHKGNPWWRVPEKRSRFCLEVGELLDIERFTDGHIRSVAARRLVAHLDNFYLEKLGHGHAGTALEDIDRRCVEVGGSLA; translated from the coding sequence ATGCGGCTTGATCCTGGCCAGCTGTGGCGCGGTTTCGGCACCGCCTTGTTCCTGTCGCTGATCGCCGTCGGCGGCACGCTGATGGCGGTGACGGTGTTTCCGGCCATCAATCTGGTCACCCGCTCCGCCGAGGCCCGGCAGCGCCGCATCCTTTACGCCATGCATCTGGCGTTTCGGCTTTATTGCGCTGCCATCAAGGTCTTGCGGGTGGCCGATATCGACATCAAGGGCGGCGAACGGCTGCGTCACCTGCAAGGCGCCCTGATCGTCGCCAATCACCCGTCGCTGCTGGATGTGGTGATGATCATCGCGGCGACGCCTAAGGTGCAATGCATCGTCAAGGCCGGGCTGTGGCGGCATCCGCTTTACCGCCTGACCGTGGGCGGCGCCGGCTTCATCCGCAACGATCTGGAGCCGGAAGACCTGGTCGCCGCCTGCACCCGCGACCTGCACGCAGGGCTCAACCTGATCATCTTCCCCGAAGGCACCCGCACCATCCCCGGCACCCGGCCCAAGCTGCAACGCGGCTTCGCCAATCTGGCCATCACCGCCGATTGTCCGGTGCAGGTGCTGACCATCACCTGCGACCCGCCGGTCCTGCACAAGGGCAATCCGTGGTGGCGGGTGCCGGAAAAGCGTTCGCGCTTTTGCCTGGAGGTGGGAGAATTGCTGGACATCGAACGTTTCACCGACGGCCATATCCGTTCGGTGGCGGCGCGGCGGCTGGTCGCTCATCTGGATAACTTCTACCTGGAAAAATTGGGTCATGGACACGCTGGAACAGCACTTGAAGACATTGATCGTCGATGCGTTGAAGTTGGAGGATCTCTCGCCTGA
- a CDS encoding 3-hydroxyacyl-ACP dehydratase FabZ family protein has translation MIEPTLINSRAMDGGIALDLYLDPDLLWFQGHFPHLPLLPGVVQLDWALLLAGRHLGLAAQYTDRFQVKYKAGLFPGDQVTLVLRHDRAKGRLGFEYRRDGALCSNGSLAVAS, from the coding sequence ATGATCGAACCGACCCTGATCAACAGCCGCGCCATGGATGGCGGTATCGCGCTGGATTTGTACCTGGACCCGGATTTGCTGTGGTTTCAGGGCCATTTTCCCCATTTGCCGCTGCTGCCCGGGGTGGTGCAACTGGATTGGGCCTTGCTGTTGGCCGGGCGCCATCTGGGGCTTGCCGCCCAATACACCGACCGCTTTCAGGTCAAGTACAAGGCAGGGCTTTTCCCCGGCGATCAGGTGACCTTGGTGTTGCGCCACGACCGGGCCAAGGGGCGGTTGGGCTTTGAATACCGCCGTGACGGCGCCCTTTGTTCCAACGGTTCGCTGGCGGTGGCGTCATGA
- a CDS encoding c-type cytochrome — protein sequence MKRPFFILALGLLATAPHPASATDQLPNQGSVLAGPCASCHGSDGSGAGAIPALKGRPASVLLDQLKAFRSGALPSTVMGRLAKGYSDDQLSQLAAHFGDK from the coding sequence ATGAAGCGCCCATTCTTCATTCTCGCCCTCGGCCTGCTGGCCACCGCCCCCCATCCCGCGTCCGCCACCGATCAACTGCCCAACCAGGGCAGCGTCCTGGCCGGCCCCTGCGCGTCGTGCCATGGCAGCGACGGTAGCGGCGCCGGCGCCATTCCGGCCTTGAAGGGTCGCCCCGCCTCGGTCCTGCTCGACCAGTTGAAGGCCTTCCGCTCGGGCGCCCTGCCCTCGACGGTCATGGGCCGGCTGGCCAAGGGCTATTCCGACGATCAGCTGTCGCAGCTGGCCGCCCATTTCGGCGACAAGTAA